One window of Solwaraspora sp. WMMA2056 genomic DNA carries:
- a CDS encoding GH1 family beta-glucosidase, whose amino-acid sequence MSATVPLLPAGFRFGMSTSAFQIEGATDVDGRGPSIWDTFTARPGTVRHGENATVAVDHYHRYAEDVTHVADCGVHDYRFSFAWPRVLPDATTVNPAGLDFYDRLVDRLLAAGVRPVPTLYHWDLPQVLEDAGGWLSRDTAYALADYATVLVERLGDRVRDWITMNEMSVHALYGYALTEHAPGRGLGLAALPAAHHQLLAHGLAVQVLREHGAAAVGVANQHFPVLPASDDVADRTAAALFADLTNWCYSDPILRGEYPNPLIRDGIGTPDAVLDRDLAVIGTPLDFYGVNYYEPTMIESPRAGKDYRGVLEVDIPDGLPFSPVPVPDVARTDFGWAIAPSGLTDILRTLHERYPGMPPVVVTENGASFHDPGPDATGRIADSRRIAFLDAHLRAVGEAVAAGVDVRGYYVWSAMDNFEWAAGYDERFGLVHVDRATLERTRKDSWYWLRDVIAAQPAGARS is encoded by the coding sequence GTGTCCGCCACCGTCCCGCTGCTGCCCGCCGGCTTCCGCTTCGGCATGTCCACCTCGGCGTTCCAGATCGAAGGCGCCACCGATGTCGACGGTCGGGGGCCGAGCATCTGGGACACCTTCACCGCCCGGCCCGGCACGGTCCGCCACGGCGAGAACGCGACCGTCGCCGTCGACCACTATCACCGGTACGCCGAGGACGTCACGCACGTCGCCGACTGCGGGGTGCACGACTACCGGTTCTCGTTCGCCTGGCCCCGGGTGCTGCCTGACGCCACCACCGTCAACCCGGCCGGGCTGGACTTCTACGACCGGCTGGTCGACCGGCTGCTCGCCGCCGGGGTGCGGCCGGTGCCGACGCTGTACCACTGGGACCTGCCGCAGGTGCTGGAGGACGCCGGCGGCTGGCTCTCGCGCGACACCGCGTACGCCCTGGCCGACTACGCCACCGTACTGGTGGAACGGCTCGGCGACCGGGTCCGCGACTGGATCACCATGAACGAGATGAGCGTGCACGCCCTCTACGGCTACGCGCTCACCGAGCACGCCCCGGGGCGTGGGCTCGGGTTGGCCGCGTTGCCGGCGGCGCACCATCAGCTGTTGGCGCACGGACTCGCCGTACAGGTGCTGCGCGAGCACGGCGCGGCGGCCGTCGGGGTCGCCAACCAGCACTTCCCGGTGCTGCCGGCCAGCGACGACGTCGCCGACCGGACCGCCGCCGCGCTCTTCGCCGACCTGACCAACTGGTGCTACTCGGACCCGATCCTGCGCGGCGAGTACCCCAACCCGCTGATCCGCGACGGCATCGGTACGCCGGACGCCGTCCTGGACCGCGATCTGGCGGTCATCGGCACCCCGCTGGACTTCTACGGGGTCAACTACTACGAGCCGACGATGATCGAGTCCCCCAGGGCCGGCAAGGACTACCGGGGGGTGCTGGAGGTCGACATCCCTGACGGGCTGCCCTTCTCGCCGGTGCCGGTGCCGGACGTGGCGCGGACCGACTTCGGCTGGGCGATCGCGCCGAGCGGGCTGACCGACATCCTGCGGACGCTGCACGAGCGCTACCCGGGCATGCCGCCGGTGGTGGTCACCGAGAACGGCGCGTCGTTCCACGACCCCGGGCCGGACGCGACCGGGCGGATCGCCGACAGCCGCCGGATCGCCTTCCTCGACGCGCACCTGCGTGCCGTGGGCGAGGCGGTCGCCGCCGGCGTGGACGTGCGCGGCTACTACGTCTGGTCGGCGATGGACAACTTCGAGTGGGCCGCCGGCTACGACGAACGCTTCGGCCTGGTCCACGTCGACCGCGCCACCCTGGAACGGACCCGGAAGGACTCGTGGTACTGGCTGCGGGACGTGATCGCGGCTCAGCCGGCGGGTGCCCGCAGCTGA
- a CDS encoding ABC transporter ATP-binding protein, which yields MLRGAALSTVWMVGLAGRPYLVARAIDDGLRPGRWAVLAWWVGAVLVAGVLISVVGVLRHRTMTYIREDATARSAGVLSRQLARIGAVLPSRLATGEVATVGGTDITHTSHVLTLTGPGVGAVLAYLVVAVLLWSVSPALAAVILIGVPVVAALLGPLLRRLDRAEQTYRREQGQLTARAGDIVAGLRVLAGVGGRTLFADRYVTGSQRLRGHGYRVAAVNSWIEALTVTVPGLFLAAVVWLSARMAVADEITVGELVAVYGYVAALTVPVWFLQEGSYQFIRGRVAARRIVALLRLTPDPVTDLPTRHTVAAPSRPAGLHDPDSGLTVPAGRMIGVAADDPGDGQALADRLGRFRRSGVTWGAVPLGAVARDEVRARILVADHDAYLFAGTLRQILHGARADDPDAQAARADDPAAADEQRVRAAVGVASADDVVTSLPDGLATPIDSRARTLSGGQRQRVRLARALLVEPEVLILIEPTSAVDAHTEARIADRLRTARAGRTTVLVTTSPLLLAATDTVAYLRGGRVVGVGSHARLLAGDPGYRALVARGGELTDAAGRQDPAGGSTATLGRS from the coding sequence GTGCTGCGCGGTGCCGCGCTCAGTACGGTGTGGATGGTCGGCCTGGCCGGCCGGCCCTACCTGGTGGCCCGGGCGATCGACGACGGACTGCGCCCCGGCCGGTGGGCCGTACTGGCCTGGTGGGTCGGCGCCGTCCTGGTCGCCGGGGTGCTGATCTCCGTCGTCGGGGTGCTGCGGCACCGCACCATGACCTACATCCGCGAGGACGCCACCGCCCGCTCCGCCGGAGTGTTGTCGCGACAGTTGGCGCGCATCGGCGCGGTCCTGCCGAGCCGGCTCGCCACCGGTGAGGTGGCCACCGTCGGCGGCACCGACATCACCCACACCTCGCATGTGCTCACCCTGACCGGGCCGGGCGTCGGCGCGGTGCTCGCGTACCTGGTGGTCGCGGTCCTGCTCTGGTCGGTCTCGCCGGCGCTGGCGGCGGTCATCCTGATCGGCGTACCGGTGGTCGCGGCGCTGCTCGGCCCGCTGCTGCGCCGGTTGGACCGGGCCGAGCAGACCTACCGGCGGGAACAGGGCCAGCTCACCGCCCGCGCCGGTGACATCGTCGCCGGGCTGCGGGTGCTGGCCGGCGTCGGCGGCCGGACCCTGTTCGCCGACCGCTACGTCACCGGGTCGCAGCGGCTGCGCGGGCACGGCTACCGGGTCGCGGCGGTCAACAGCTGGATCGAAGCGCTCACCGTCACCGTCCCCGGGCTGTTCCTCGCCGCCGTGGTCTGGCTCTCCGCCCGGATGGCGGTCGCCGACGAGATCACCGTCGGTGAGCTGGTCGCCGTCTACGGGTACGTGGCCGCGCTGACCGTCCCGGTCTGGTTCCTGCAGGAGGGCAGCTACCAGTTCATCCGGGGCCGGGTCGCGGCCCGCCGGATCGTGGCCCTGCTGCGGCTCACCCCCGATCCGGTGACCGACCTGCCGACACGGCACACCGTCGCCGCCCCGTCGCGGCCGGCCGGCCTGCACGATCCCGACAGCGGGTTGACCGTGCCGGCCGGGCGGATGATCGGGGTGGCGGCCGACGACCCGGGCGACGGGCAGGCGCTGGCCGACCGGCTGGGCCGGTTCCGCCGGTCCGGCGTGACCTGGGGCGCGGTGCCGCTGGGCGCGGTCGCGCGCGACGAGGTACGGGCCCGGATCCTGGTCGCCGACCACGACGCGTACCTGTTCGCCGGCACGTTGCGGCAGATCCTGCACGGTGCGCGGGCGGACGACCCGGACGCTCAGGCTGCGCGGGCGGACGACCCGGCCGCAGCCGATGAGCAACGGGTGCGGGCGGCGGTCGGGGTCGCCTCCGCCGACGACGTGGTGACGTCGCTGCCGGACGGCCTGGCGACTCCGATCGACAGTCGCGCCCGTACCCTCTCCGGCGGCCAACGCCAGCGGGTCCGGCTCGCCCGGGCGCTGCTGGTGGAGCCGGAGGTGCTGATCCTGATCGAGCCGACCTCGGCGGTCGACGCGCACACCGAGGCGCGGATCGCCGACCGGCTGCGCACCGCGCGGGCAGGCCGGACCACGGTGCTGGTCACAACGTCCCCGCTGCTGCTCGCGGCCACCGACACGGTGGCGTACCTGCGGGGCGGCCGGGTCGTCGGGGTCGGCAGCCACGCGCGGCTGCTGGCCGGCGACCCGGGCTACCGGGCGCTGGTCGCCCGGGGCGGCGAACTGACCGACGCGGCCGGGCGGCAAGACCCGGCCGGCGGGTCGACGGCGACGCTGGGGCGGTCGTGA
- a CDS encoding ABC transporter ATP-binding protein encodes MTASGRLPVADPRTVRRATGELLGQQRWVVAGILVLHVGAALAGLAGPWLLGRIVDVVTTGASVAAVDRLAAALIGFVLLQGLLTRFARYVGLRFGERAVARLREDFVHRVLGLPVSVVERAGTGDLATRSSSDVATVGTMVRDVVPVVVIATAQLVLLFGAVFWLHPLLGLAGLIGLPSIVAVTRWYLRRARPAYLTEGAAMAALTDTLTTTADGARTVEALRLGDERIRAARTRIADLWAARRATLALRSVYFPVAEASVALPIGAALLVGGLLLHRDAVTLGAVVAAALYLQQAVDPLDTILQWIEQAQRGLASYARVLGVGQVPPEPRGRGATPTGREVRVTNLTFGYGAGVDVLRGIDLTVAAGQRLAIVGPSGAGKSTLARLIAGIETPRVGAVRLGGCPVTDLDPAQRRRRIALVTQEHHVFIGTLRDNLRFAAPEASDAALRSALDTVGADWYAELPDGLDTALGDGALDLSAAHAQQVALARLVLADPDILILDEATAALDPTTARRTEQALAAVLAGRTVIAIAHRLNSAHDADRVAVLDQGRITEQGSHDELIAADGAYAALWRSWHG; translated from the coding sequence GTGACCGCCTCCGGTCGGCTGCCGGTGGCCGACCCACGCACCGTCCGGCGGGCGACCGGTGAACTGCTCGGCCAGCAACGCTGGGTGGTCGCCGGCATCCTGGTGCTGCACGTCGGCGCGGCCCTGGCCGGCCTGGCCGGGCCGTGGCTGCTCGGCCGGATCGTCGACGTGGTCACCACCGGCGCGTCGGTGGCGGCGGTGGACCGGCTGGCGGCGGCCCTGATCGGCTTCGTCCTGCTGCAGGGGCTGCTCACCCGCTTCGCCCGGTACGTCGGACTGCGCTTCGGTGAACGGGCGGTCGCCCGGCTGCGCGAGGACTTCGTGCACCGCGTCCTCGGGCTACCGGTGTCGGTGGTCGAACGGGCCGGCACCGGCGACCTCGCCACCCGCAGCTCCAGCGACGTCGCCACGGTCGGCACCATGGTCCGCGACGTGGTGCCGGTGGTGGTGATCGCCACCGCGCAACTGGTCCTGCTGTTCGGTGCGGTGTTCTGGCTGCATCCGCTGCTGGGGCTGGCCGGCCTGATCGGCCTGCCGTCGATCGTGGCGGTGACCCGGTGGTACCTGCGCCGGGCCCGGCCGGCCTACCTGACCGAGGGCGCCGCGATGGCCGCGTTGACCGACACGTTGACCACCACCGCCGACGGCGCCCGCACGGTGGAGGCGTTGCGGCTGGGCGACGAACGGATCCGCGCCGCCCGGACCCGCATCGCCGACCTGTGGGCCGCCCGACGGGCCACCCTCGCCCTGCGTTCGGTGTACTTTCCGGTGGCCGAGGCCAGCGTCGCGCTGCCGATCGGTGCCGCGCTGCTGGTCGGCGGGCTGCTGCTGCACCGGGACGCCGTCACCCTCGGCGCGGTGGTCGCCGCCGCGCTCTACCTGCAGCAGGCCGTCGACCCGCTGGACACCATCCTGCAGTGGATCGAACAGGCCCAGCGCGGGCTGGCGTCGTACGCCCGGGTCCTCGGCGTCGGGCAGGTGCCGCCGGAACCGCGCGGCCGGGGCGCCACCCCGACCGGCCGCGAGGTGCGGGTGACCAACCTGACCTTCGGCTACGGCGCCGGCGTCGACGTGCTGCGCGGCATCGACCTGACGGTCGCCGCCGGGCAGCGGCTGGCGATCGTCGGACCGTCCGGGGCCGGCAAGTCGACCCTGGCCCGGCTGATCGCCGGCATCGAGACGCCCCGTGTCGGCGCGGTGCGCCTCGGCGGCTGCCCGGTGACCGACCTCGACCCGGCGCAGCGGCGTCGCCGGATCGCTCTGGTCACCCAGGAGCACCACGTGTTCATCGGCACGCTGCGCGACAACCTGCGGTTCGCCGCCCCCGAGGCGTCCGACGCGGCGTTACGGTCCGCGTTGGACACCGTCGGTGCCGACTGGTACGCCGAGCTGCCCGACGGCCTGGACACGGCACTCGGTGACGGCGCGCTCGACCTGTCGGCCGCGCACGCCCAGCAGGTGGCGCTCGCCCGGCTGGTGCTGGCCGACCCGGACATCCTGATCCTGGACGAGGCGACCGCCGCCCTCGATCCGACCACCGCCCGCCGGACCGAGCAGGCGTTGGCGGCGGTGCTGGCCGGTCGGACCGTCATCGCCATCGCGCACCGGCTGAACTCGGCGCACGACGCCGACCGGGTGGCCGTGCTGGACCAGGGCCGGATCACCGAACAGGGCAGCCACGACGAGCTGATCGCCGCCGACGGCGCGTACGCCGCGCTGTGGCGCTCCTGGCACGGCTGA
- a CDS encoding ATP-binding protein encodes MARSALYSPSVLSSAASGTRLPTLQVTLGFVAACGGDREQWRRRWMQVARTATADPPTRTRACGRPTGADLPRPAHLPWRCGEFVGRAAELARVRTPSSTPVLVTGPVGIGKTRFALEYAHQVADDLVDGQLYADLGALRGTPSEIGQLLEDFLHALGLPADQVPHTVDQRAGLYRSLLAERRLLVLLDNVRDERQVRPLLTASRRSRTILVSRSRLLGLDGVARIRLDVLPRADALAMIAASVPDRVATAPRECERLAALCGDLPLALDITLRKLTARPDLSLCEVTARLARPATALDWLRVGDLSLRAALRSAYQGLSADARTLLGRIARLSFRCDPEAVMRDGQDLAEELIDAGLLRDGDRPGSYRVGRLVRTFVLDAETPGDEPAPVPAYTDLPGGWPARDVTAAGLSAAPAGLRY; translated from the coding sequence ATGGCGCGCTCGGCGCTGTACTCACCGTCGGTGCTGTCCAGCGCGGCCAGCGGCACCCGATTACCGACGTTGCAGGTCACCCTGGGATTCGTCGCGGCCTGCGGCGGCGACCGCGAACAGTGGCGGCGACGGTGGATGCAGGTCGCCCGGACGGCCACCGCCGACCCGCCGACCCGTACCCGTGCCTGCGGCCGGCCGACCGGGGCGGACCTGCCGCGACCGGCCCACCTGCCGTGGCGGTGCGGTGAGTTCGTCGGCCGGGCAGCCGAACTGGCCCGTGTCCGGACACCGTCCTCGACCCCGGTGCTGGTCACCGGCCCGGTCGGGATCGGCAAGACCCGGTTCGCCCTGGAGTACGCCCACCAGGTCGCCGACGACCTGGTCGACGGACAGTTGTACGCCGACCTTGGCGCGCTGCGCGGCACCCCGTCGGAGATCGGGCAGTTGCTCGAGGACTTCCTGCACGCCCTGGGCCTACCAGCCGACCAGGTGCCGCACACCGTCGACCAGCGCGCCGGGCTCTACCGGTCGCTGCTGGCCGAGCGCCGACTACTGGTCCTGCTCGACAACGTGCGCGACGAGCGACAGGTCCGTCCACTGTTGACCGCGTCGCGGCGCAGCCGCACGATCCTGGTCAGCCGCAGCCGACTGCTGGGACTCGACGGTGTCGCCCGGATCCGGCTCGACGTGCTGCCCCGGGCCGATGCGCTGGCGATGATCGCCGCCTCCGTACCGGACCGTGTCGCCACCGCGCCGAGAGAGTGCGAACGGCTCGCCGCGCTCTGCGGCGACCTGCCGCTGGCGTTGGACATCACGCTGCGCAAACTGACCGCCCGACCGGACCTGTCGCTGTGCGAGGTGACGGCCCGACTGGCCCGCCCCGCGACGGCGCTGGACTGGTTGCGCGTCGGCGACCTGTCGCTGCGTGCCGCGCTGCGCTCGGCGTACCAGGGACTCAGCGCCGACGCGCGGACGCTGCTCGGCCGGATCGCCCGGTTGTCCTTCCGATGTGACCCGGAAGCGGTCATGCGCGACGGGCAGGACCTCGCCGAGGAGCTGATCGACGCCGGTCTGCTGCGCGACGGCGACCGGCCCGGCAGCTACCGGGTGGGGCGGCTGGTGCGTACCTTCGTGCTCGACGCCGAGACCCCGGGCGACGAGCCGGCGCCGGTGCCGGCGTACACCGATCTGCCCGGCGGCTGGCCCGCCCGGGACGTCACGGCGGCCGGACTGTCGGCGGCCCCCGCCGGGCTGCGGTACTGA
- a CDS encoding acVLRF1 family peptidyl-tRNA hydrolase produces MEISPERIRGWLDGFYGRHDGASEDGLTLTGTSNGDTATLLPPPGIEGVTDVDGLLTALVRPPRIGLLLARKGAVAVGVVDGTAVVSSKVERHYVQGRTAAGGQSQQRYARRRDNQATAAAGRAADVVARVLLPYAPGSAARAGGTGSEVVPVAGAKEPVRALVCGGDRLMIDAVLADQRLAPLLPLRHPHLLECPEPRLAVLQDAAVTARRVRIHLIP; encoded by the coding sequence GTGGAGATCTCGCCGGAACGGATCCGGGGCTGGCTCGACGGCTTCTACGGCCGCCACGACGGTGCCAGCGAGGACGGCCTGACCCTGACCGGGACCAGCAACGGCGACACCGCGACCCTGCTGCCGCCGCCGGGCATCGAGGGGGTGACCGACGTCGACGGCCTGCTCACCGCGCTGGTCCGGCCGCCGCGTATCGGTCTGCTACTGGCCCGCAAGGGAGCGGTGGCGGTGGGCGTCGTCGACGGGACCGCAGTCGTGTCCTCCAAGGTGGAGCGCCACTACGTGCAGGGACGCACCGCCGCCGGCGGGCAGTCGCAGCAGCGGTACGCCCGCCGACGTGACAATCAGGCGACAGCGGCCGCCGGCCGGGCCGCCGACGTCGTGGCCCGGGTGCTGTTGCCGTACGCCCCGGGGTCGGCGGCGCGCGCCGGTGGCACCGGGTCGGAGGTGGTGCCGGTGGCCGGCGCCAAGGAGCCGGTGCGCGCCCTGGTCTGCGGCGGTGACCGGCTGATGATCGACGCCGTGCTCGCCGACCAGCGGTTGGCACCGTTGCTGCCGTTGCGTCACCCGCACCTGTTGGAGTGCCCCGAGCCGCGACTCGCCGTCCTGCAGGATGCCGCGGTCACCGCCCGCCGCGTCCGGATCCATCTCATCCCCTGA
- a CDS encoding TetR/AcrR family transcriptional regulator produces MPRLVDHGQRRAELLAATWQVVRQRGVEGATTRAIAQEAGCSLSVLAHFLGGKDDILVAAQQAIYDRIVARAFRIGGRLYGLAALRAALDAVLPLDAERAADAHVNVAFAGAALSHPRLAAARRESHQRIRPLLQVCLREARDRGELRAGVADDEVLDDFIILVEGSTLLSLVDGLPEEGRADRLDRLATAFVDQLRAPAG; encoded by the coding sequence GTGCCCAGACTCGTCGACCACGGGCAGCGGCGGGCCGAGCTGCTCGCCGCGACCTGGCAGGTCGTGCGGCAGCGGGGCGTGGAGGGCGCCACCACCCGGGCGATCGCCCAGGAAGCGGGCTGTTCGCTCAGCGTACTGGCGCATTTTCTCGGCGGTAAGGACGACATCCTGGTCGCGGCGCAGCAGGCGATCTACGACCGGATCGTCGCCCGCGCGTTCCGCATCGGCGGCCGACTGTACGGGTTGGCCGCGCTGCGGGCCGCGCTCGACGCCGTCCTGCCGCTCGACGCCGAGCGGGCCGCCGACGCCCACGTGAACGTGGCGTTCGCCGGGGCCGCGCTGTCGCACCCCCGGCTGGCCGCCGCCCGCCGCGAGTCGCACCAGCGGATCCGCCCACTGCTTCAGGTCTGCCTGCGGGAGGCCCGCGACCGGGGTGAGCTGCGGGCCGGCGTCGCCGACGACGAGGTGCTCGACGACTTCATCATCCTGGTCGAGGGCAGCACCCTGCTGAGTCTCGTCGACGGCCTCCCCGAGGAGGGCCGCGCCGACCGGCTCGACCGGCTCGCCACCGCCTTCGTCGATCAGCTGCGGGCACCCGCCGGCTGA
- a CDS encoding pyridoxamine 5'-phosphate oxidase family protein, which yields MIDIDSGLADILAAYRTCEFATLARDGTPIAWPTAASRRPDGTLLVTTSLAFAQKALNVRRDGRVALLFSDRTASGLPHDAPAILVQGAAVCPEEIVTSPAGLEDYWAMLFDRQPHSRRYLTPPARWLMGWYFTRLLISITPQRVTTVAADPPRAASVTAGTPLGAGVIDRFPTAVLGFRDATGGPVLTRVRPVAADDAWALSGPDDGRALSGPDDVQPVAGPASLLVHRHDDRLDGLRNVLLRGELTRGADGWLLRPHRLVDPGATGTLREAVGTLRAARRRTAGYLDRRGRTAPPVHWREFQQVAATVRAG from the coding sequence ATGATCGACATCGACTCCGGCCTGGCCGACATCCTGGCCGCCTACCGCACCTGCGAGTTCGCCACCCTGGCCCGCGACGGTACGCCGATCGCCTGGCCGACCGCCGCGTCGCGCCGTCCCGACGGCACCCTGCTGGTGACCACGTCGCTGGCGTTCGCGCAGAAGGCGCTCAACGTCCGCCGCGACGGCCGGGTGGCGCTGCTCTTCTCCGATCGGACGGCGAGCGGACTGCCGCACGACGCACCGGCGATCCTGGTGCAGGGGGCGGCGGTCTGCCCGGAGGAGATCGTCACCAGCCCGGCCGGGCTGGAGGACTACTGGGCGATGCTGTTCGACCGCCAGCCGCACAGCCGCCGCTACCTGACGCCACCGGCCCGCTGGCTGATGGGCTGGTACTTCACCCGGCTGCTGATCAGCATCACCCCGCAGCGGGTGACCACCGTCGCCGCCGACCCGCCCCGCGCCGCCTCCGTCACGGCCGGAACGCCACTGGGGGCCGGGGTGATCGACCGGTTCCCGACGGCGGTGCTGGGCTTCCGGGACGCCACCGGCGGCCCGGTGCTGACCCGGGTCCGGCCGGTCGCCGCCGACGACGCCTGGGCGCTGTCCGGACCGGACGACGGCCGGGCACTGTCCGGACCGGACGACGTGCAGCCGGTGGCCGGACCGGCGAGTCTGCTGGTCCACCGCCACGACGACCGGCTCGACGGGCTGCGCAACGTCCTGCTGCGCGGCGAGCTGACCCGTGGCGCCGACGGTTGGCTGCTGCGTCCGCACCGACTGGTCGACCCCGGCGCGACCGGTACCCTGCGCGAAGCAGTCGGTACACTGCGTGCCGCCCGTCGCCGTACCGCCGGTTACCTCGACCGGCGCGGCCGCACCGCGCCCCCGGTGCACTGGCGGGAGTTCCAGCAGGTCGCCGCGACCGTCCGCGCCGGATAA
- a CDS encoding MFS transporter produces MTAPTSHSPTELTLPRVRTLWITAYVLAMVGVAAGWFGPIQILLPEQAAELATHTTMSKETLLAVVTSYGAAASMLANPVWGIVSDRLRTRWGRRRPILVAGAAVGATGLAVLAVADTVPVMITGWTLVQIGLNGPLAALAAMIGDRVPEEQRGTVGALFGVAQIVGVVVGTAVAVVIGETALGYAALAVAAPALMVSLVLAHRESPTSHPTPRRVTSAEDASTARTIANIPSAGPTAESSAEHLGAAGQNPVTTVAAGGHGAPSTAALQVLLRPGADFGWAWLIRFLLNLVNALVLLYLYYYLADQVGVDDPGTLVLVLTLVNVSIAGGCAAVGGVLSDRWRRRRGFIAAGAGALAAGTALLGLLPYLPAVLVATVFIGAGWGLYVAVDMAVMTQVLPDAGTRAMMLGVANVAASLPQLAAPVLAAPIVTSAGGYPVLHLGTAGVALLALACLPRLRRVG; encoded by the coding sequence GTGACAGCGCCGACCTCACACTCTCCGACGGAGTTGACCCTGCCCCGGGTCCGCACCCTCTGGATCACGGCGTACGTGCTGGCGATGGTCGGGGTGGCAGCCGGCTGGTTCGGCCCGATCCAGATCCTGCTACCCGAGCAGGCGGCGGAACTCGCCACCCACACCACCATGAGCAAGGAGACTCTCCTGGCGGTGGTCACCAGCTACGGTGCGGCCGCCTCCATGTTGGCCAACCCGGTCTGGGGGATCGTCTCCGACCGACTGCGGACCCGCTGGGGGCGACGTCGTCCGATCCTGGTGGCCGGCGCCGCCGTCGGCGCGACCGGGCTCGCCGTGCTCGCCGTCGCCGACACCGTACCTGTGATGATCACCGGCTGGACACTCGTCCAGATCGGTCTGAACGGGCCGCTCGCCGCCCTCGCCGCGATGATCGGCGACCGCGTGCCGGAGGAGCAACGCGGGACCGTCGGGGCGCTGTTCGGAGTGGCCCAGATCGTCGGGGTGGTCGTCGGGACGGCGGTCGCCGTGGTGATCGGCGAGACCGCGCTCGGCTATGCCGCGCTCGCGGTAGCCGCCCCCGCCCTGATGGTGAGCCTGGTGCTGGCGCACCGCGAGTCACCGACCAGTCACCCCACGCCACGGCGGGTCACCTCGGCCGAGGACGCGTCCACTGCGCGCACCATCGCGAACATCCCGTCGGCCGGACCAACGGCGGAGTCGTCGGCTGAGCACCTCGGCGCTGCGGGCCAGAACCCCGTCACGACCGTCGCTGCGGGCGGCCATGGTGCCCCGTCGACGGCGGCGCTACAGGTGCTGCTGCGCCCGGGTGCCGACTTCGGCTGGGCCTGGCTGATCCGGTTCCTGTTGAACCTGGTCAACGCGCTGGTCCTGCTCTACCTCTACTACTACCTGGCCGACCAGGTCGGCGTCGACGACCCGGGCACGCTGGTGCTGGTGCTCACCCTGGTCAACGTCAGCATCGCCGGCGGATGCGCCGCCGTTGGCGGGGTGCTCTCCGACCGCTGGCGGCGCCGCCGTGGCTTCATCGCCGCCGGCGCCGGTGCCCTCGCCGCCGGCACCGCCCTGCTCGGGCTGCTGCCGTACCTGCCGGCCGTGCTGGTCGCCACCGTGTTCATCGGTGCCGGCTGGGGGCTGTACGTCGCCGTCGACATGGCGGTGATGACGCAGGTCCTGCCCGACGCCGGGACCCGGGCGATGATGCTCGGCGTGGCGAACGTCGCCGCCTCACTGCCGCAGCTGGCGGCACCCGTACTGGCCGCGCCGATCGTCACCTCCGCCGGCGGCTACCCGGTGCTGCACCTGGGCACCGCCGGGGTCGCGCTGCTGGCCCTCGCCTGCCTGCCCCGACTGCGCCGCGTCGGATGA
- a CDS encoding DUF6403 family protein, with translation MGWWSWLVWCGGGAVLLVAGFAAAMLPRHRARQQDRRIAWSTARAAIDAAQVSRDAAPRPVAEAEQLLTRAQALATDRGGPTAAHVATDYARRADQLWQAGTRPEQQP, from the coding sequence GTGGGGTGGTGGTCCTGGTTGGTGTGGTGCGGCGGCGGCGCCGTACTGCTGGTCGCCGGATTCGCCGCGGCGATGCTGCCCCGGCACCGGGCGCGCCAGCAGGACCGGCGGATCGCCTGGTCGACGGCGCGGGCCGCGATCGACGCCGCCCAGGTCAGCCGCGACGCCGCTCCCCGACCGGTCGCCGAGGCCGAGCAGCTGCTCACCCGGGCTCAGGCGCTCGCCACCGACCGGGGCGGCCCGACGGCGGCCCACGTGGCAACCGACTACGCCCGCCGCGCCGACCAGCTGTGGCAGGCGGGCACCCGACCGGAGCAACAGCCGTGA